The window GCCGCCAGATACTCGGCGTTTGCCCACTGGTGCGCTCCCGAGTACGGATACGGCACCAAGACAGCCGCGACGCCCGCCGCCGGCAATTCCCCCAACGTGGAAGCGCCGGCACGCGCGACGACAATATCTGCGGCGCGCAAAGCCGCCGCCATTTCTTCGTGCAGATAGTCAAACAGATGGTAGCGTTGACGCAGAGCGTCGGGCAATGCCGCGCGCAGTGAACGCAACCACTCGCCATCGGAGCGGCCATGAATGTGAATGACGTGCGCCATGTCGAGCAAAGCGTTCAGGTTGCGCCCTACCGCCTCGTTGAGGCTATGCGCCCCCTGACTGCCCCCCGTCACAAGCACCACACGCGCCTCAGCCGGAATGCCAAGCAGCGCGCGCGCCGCTTCACGCGAGGGGAGCGCCTGCAACGCCCGCCGCACCGGATACCCCGTCACCACGGTTTTTCCCGCGCGAAAATGCGCTTGCGCGGCTTCCCCCGTCACGGCAATGCGCGTGGCGAACGGCGCCAGCGCCCGCACCGCCAACCCAGGCTCAATATCGGGCAGGTAGATGAGCATGGGTATGCGTTGCAACCACGCCGCCACGCCCACCGGAAACGTGACGTATCCACCGGTCGCCAGCACCACATCGGGGCGAAACGTGCGCAACAGCCTCCACGCTTGCACAAAACCGCGTCCCAGGCGCATCAGGTTGCGCGCCATCTTCACAGGCGACATGCCACGCAAGCCGCCGGCATCAATCCCCTTGAAAGGAATGCCCGCGCGCTGAACGATTGGCGCTTCAAGCCCCCCCGTGCTCCCAATCCACAACACCGTGGGGGCGTCGTCCGCGGCATCCAGCACGGAAAGCGCCGGATAGACATGGCCACCCGTACCGCCGCCCGTGATGACCAGGCGCAGCGCCGTCTTTGTCTCTTCTGCGGTTGTCGGCATGGGCATGGCCACGTTCTCCATCATTCGCGCGCCTCTTCCTCATGCACGGCTTCACAACGGCTCACACTCAACAGCAGCCCCACGCCCGTCAGCGCCGTGACCAGCGCCGAGCCGCCGAAGGAAATAAAGGGCAAAGGAATACCGGTGAACGGGACGGTGTTTGTCACCACCGCCACATTGACAGCGGCTTGCAGCAAAATCCAGGTGGTGATGCCACACGCCAACAGCGCCCCAAACCCATCAGGCGCGGTTGCCGCAATGCGATACCCCCGATACCCGAAGAAAAGAAACAACCCCAACACAAACAAGCCAGCCACCAATCCCAGTTCCTGCCCCAGAATGGCGAAAATGACATCCGTATGACCGGCGGGCAACGTCCCCACATCGCCTCGGCTCGTGCCCAGCCCTTGCCCGAAAATACCGCCACTCGCCAGGGCAATCAGGGTTTGCGAAATCTGGTAGCCCACCGAGTCGGCATAGGCAAAGGGGTCTTTGAACGCTTGAATGCGGGCGCTGCGATATCCCGCGCGTGTCGCCACCATGTACAACGTTGCGGCGGCAATCGCGCCACCGCTGAGAAACTGTTTCAGGTCAGCGCCGGCAATGAAGAACATAATGCCCGCCGTCGCGCCGATGAGCAACGACGTGCTGAAATCCGGTTGGAGCAAAATCAAACCACACACAATGCCGACCAGCACGGCGAAAGGAATCAAGCCCACCCGCACGTCACGAATGCGCTCACCTTTGCTACTCGCCCAGTGCGCGATGTAGAGAATCACGGTCAGTTTGGCGAGTTCGGACGGCTGGACGGAACCATTCAGCAACCAGCGTGTTGCCCCAAAGCGGCTACGCCCCAGGATGAGCAAAACAACCAGCATGAGCAGTGTGCCCGCCATGAAAGGAATGGTGTAGCGTTGCCAGACACGATAATCAATGCGCCAGGCAAGCGTCATCGCCGTCAAGCCTACCAACGCCCACAAGGCTTGCCGTTTCAGGTAGAAGGTGCTGTCGCCAAAGTTGTAGTAGCCCAGCGAATAGGTGGCGCTGTAGACCATCAGCAACCCGACGCCCAACAGCATGAGCACGACCACCAGCAAGGCGTAGTCGGTGCGGCGTTGCTGCCAGGCCGCACGGCGGAAACGGCGGCGCTCGGTTGTGTTGACGGCGGTTGCATGTGTCATGCGGTACAACTCCTGCTTTTAGCGTGCGCCACTCGCCAGCCGAGCCAGGCGGTTCTGATACGCAACTTCGGCAGCGGTGGGCAAGCGCCGCACCAACTCCTTGAAGCGGCGACCGCGTTCTTCGTAGTCACGGAAGGCGTCGAAACTGGTGCCGCTTGGGCTGAGCAGAACCAGGTCATCGCTTTCGCTGACCTCGGCTGCGACGGC of the Ardenticatena maritima genome contains:
- the ftsW gene encoding putative lipid II flippase FtsW, which codes for MTHATAVNTTERRRFRRAAWQQRRTDYALLVVVLMLLGVGLLMVYSATYSLGYYNFGDSTFYLKRQALWALVGLTAMTLAWRIDYRVWQRYTIPFMAGTLLMLVVLLILGRSRFGATRWLLNGSVQPSELAKLTVILYIAHWASSKGERIRDVRVGLIPFAVLVGIVCGLILLQPDFSTSLLIGATAGIMFFIAGADLKQFLSGGAIAAATLYMVATRAGYRSARIQAFKDPFAYADSVGYQISQTLIALASGGIFGQGLGTSRGDVGTLPAGHTDVIFAILGQELGLVAGLFVLGLFLFFGYRGYRIAATAPDGFGALLACGITTWILLQAAVNVAVVTNTVPFTGIPLPFISFGGSALVTALTGVGLLLSVSRCEAVHEEEARE
- the murG gene encoding undecaprenyldiphospho-muramoylpentapeptide beta-N-acetylglucosaminyltransferase, whose protein sequence is MMENVAMPMPTTAEETKTALRLVITGGGTGGHVYPALSVLDAADDAPTVLWIGSTGGLEAPIVQRAGIPFKGIDAGGLRGMSPVKMARNLMRLGRGFVQAWRLLRTFRPDVVLATGGYVTFPVGVAAWLQRIPMLIYLPDIEPGLAVRALAPFATRIAVTGEAAQAHFRAGKTVVTGYPVRRALQALPSREAARALLGIPAEARVVLVTGGSQGAHSLNEAVGRNLNALLDMAHVIHIHGRSDGEWLRSLRAALPDALRQRYHLFDYLHEEMAAALRAADIVVARAGASTLGELPAAGVAAVLVPYPYSGAHQWANAEYLAAQGGALVVPDAEIAARIVPVVRTLLEDEARLHAMQAAMQRLAQPEAAQRLYRLVQEMGQAKRDRRSK